A region from the Bacillota bacterium genome encodes:
- the flgL gene encoding flagellar hook-associated protein FlgL: MRITNIMLTSNFLRNMYINLKRLEEAQDRLASGKEVRRPSDDPVRVVSSLALRSDLGEAQQYTRNIKDARTWMEVTEGALGNATEVLQRARELALYGASDTMPRESREALAREVEQLKKQLGLIANTTLGGRYIFGGTQTNKPPVGETYKDVWQEEAPEGYVYNDSWQGNDKLIEYEIAPNVVIPVNCSNAEKLFHGLEDKITGEVKPGAIAVLDKLAWFLGENRPGSEISQCIGEIDQVIDEILATRGELGARVNRAEMALDRLQQTEIKQTELLSLAEDADIAEAIMDLKSQENVYRVSLATGARIIMPTLVDFLR; encoded by the coding sequence GCTGACCAGCAACTTCCTGCGCAACATGTACATCAACTTAAAGCGGCTCGAGGAGGCCCAGGACCGCCTTGCTTCGGGGAAGGAGGTGCGCCGGCCCTCGGACGATCCCGTGCGGGTCGTGAGCTCCCTCGCCCTCCGCAGCGACCTGGGGGAGGCGCAGCAGTACACCCGCAACATCAAGGACGCCCGGACCTGGATGGAGGTGACCGAAGGGGCCCTGGGCAACGCCACCGAGGTGCTCCAGAGGGCGCGCGAGCTTGCCCTCTACGGGGCGAGCGACACCATGCCCCGGGAGTCGCGGGAGGCGCTGGCGCGGGAGGTCGAGCAGCTCAAAAAGCAGCTCGGCCTGATTGCAAACACAACCCTGGGCGGCCGCTACATTTTCGGCGGCACCCAAACTAACAAGCCTCCCGTTGGAGAAACGTACAAAGATGTTTGGCAGGAGGAGGCACCAGAAGGGTATGTGTATAATGATTCTTGGCAGGGCAACGATAAGCTTATCGAATACGAAATTGCACCAAATGTGGTGATTCCGGTGAACTGTAGTAACGCAGAAAAGCTTTTTCACGGACTCGAAGATAAGATTACGGGTGAGGTTAAACCGGGAGCTATTGCCGTGCTCGATAAGCTGGCTTGGTTTCTTGGGGAGAACCGCCCGGGGAGCGAGATTTCTCAATGCATTGGGGAGATCGATCAGGTTATTGACGAAATCCTGGCCACGCGGGGGGAGCTGGGAGCGAGGGTGAACAGGGCGGAAATGGCGCTGGATCGCCTCCAGCAGACCGAGATCAAGCAGACGGAGCTTCTTTCTCTGGCGGAGGACGCCGACATCGCCGAGGCGATTATGGATTTAAAGAGCCAGGAAAATGTCTACCGGGTTTCCCTCGCCACCGGAGCCCGGATCATCATGCCCACCCTGGTTGATTTCCTGCGCTGA